A window from Hoeflea sp. IMCC20628 encodes these proteins:
- a CDS encoding cation:proton antiporter, giving the protein MISVASIFDYAVILALGILCLSFLITIYRIVKGPTLPDRILGLDMLVAIAIGFIAVIGIKTGYTLYVDVAIALGLVGFLATVAFARFVLSRGKTEDDILTEAREAAATARRQNRAQQAQTAKTGAGHQFATNKSKEVPANE; this is encoded by the coding sequence ATGATCAGTGTCGCATCCATTTTCGACTATGCGGTGATACTGGCGCTTGGCATTTTGTGCTTGTCGTTCCTCATCACCATCTACCGCATCGTCAAGGGGCCGACCTTGCCCGACCGTATACTTGGTCTCGACATGCTGGTGGCGATTGCCATCGGATTCATTGCGGTGATCGGAATCAAGACTGGATACACGCTTTATGTAGATGTCGCGATCGCATTGGGGTTGGTCGGATTTCTGGCCACCGTGGCCTTCGCCCGGTTCGTGTTGTCGCGTGGAAAGACCGAAGACGACATCCTGACCGAAGCGCGGGAAGCCGCCGCCACCGCCCGCCGGCAAAACAGGGCGCAGCAAGCCCAAACCGCAAAGACCGGGGCCGGACACCAATTTGCCACAAACAAGAGTAAAGAAGTCCCGGCCAATGAATGA